A portion of the Micromonospora tarapacensis genome contains these proteins:
- a CDS encoding copper resistance CopC family protein — MRRPPRPAGRLASGLLALVLTAAVALLWPPSPAAAHGTLAMSTPAEGATVEKPVATVELYFTEKVRDDAYFTVTAPGGGRVDNGWTHGTPKPLDQPVREYFLVDGVFEPREYTTGFPALVTLAQLPATGQYSVSYLSVALDGDPVRGTVSFRYTGKATAAPPGWQPRPVSRSRPCWPPPSSTGLPGSSRRQVPRRHRRCHRSRRRRSLRRPRPTRPAPARWPGPVWQRPSPRSPAWSPGGAAGPASSGSGSRRLADPVAAPAPGADRGPPRVPPLATAATRPAPAASGDR, encoded by the coding sequence ATGCGTCGTCCCCCTCGGCCTGCCGGCCGCCTGGCCTCGGGTCTGCTCGCGCTGGTCCTCACCGCCGCCGTCGCCCTCCTCTGGCCTCCCTCGCCCGCCGCGGCGCACGGCACCCTGGCGATGTCCACACCGGCCGAAGGCGCCACCGTCGAGAAGCCGGTGGCGACGGTCGAGCTGTACTTCACCGAGAAGGTCCGCGACGACGCCTACTTCACCGTCACCGCGCCCGGCGGCGGGCGCGTCGACAACGGCTGGACACACGGCACGCCCAAGCCGCTGGACCAGCCGGTACGGGAGTACTTCCTGGTGGACGGGGTCTTCGAGCCGCGCGAGTACACGACCGGCTTTCCCGCGCTGGTGACGCTCGCGCAGCTGCCCGCCACCGGCCAGTACTCGGTGAGCTACCTGTCGGTGGCCTTGGACGGCGACCCGGTTCGTGGCACGGTGAGTTTCCGCTACACGGGGAAGGCGACGGCGGCGCCGCCGGGCTGGCAGCCCCGACCGGTCAGCCGGAGCCGGCCCTGCTGGCCGCCGCCGAGCAGCACGGGACTTCCGGGCAGCAGCCGGCGTCAGGTGCCCCGGCGGCACCGCCGGTGTCACCGGTCCCGTCGGCGGCGGTCGCTGCGCCGTCCCCGGCCGACACGGCCGGCGCCGGCCCGCTGGCCTGGACCGGTGTGGCAGCGGCCATCGCCGCGGTCGCCGGCCTGGTCGCCTGGCGGTGCCGCCGGCCCGGCGTCGAGCGGGTCCGGCAGTCGGCGGCTCGCCGACCCGGTGGCGGCTCCCGCTCCGGGGGCAGACCGAGGACCGCCCCGCGTGCCGCCACTGGCAACCGCCGCGACTCGCCCGGCTCCAGCGGCAAGCGGCGACCGGTGA
- a CDS encoding family 43 glycosylhydrolase: MDFKRDDVSVVGAVPSAAPSKTIEVVGKLPGEHNPLIGHKFGADGFGFAHDGRVYMYLTNDTQGFAPDPVTGISPGINYGDINQITVISSEDLVNWTDHGEIQVAGPNGVAPFTNNSWAPGMARKVVDGEERFFLYYANGGGSSNVITGGSPLGPWTSERTSTLIGDRTPGAEAVAWKFDPAPFVDDDGEPYLYFGGGPASTSRPAAERFNNPKNIRAIELGDDMVSTEGTAAVVDAPVAFEAAHVFKREGRYYLSYSAHFGGNDFGGNQTPLPGYPGGGQIGYMVSDDPMTWPKETYAGVLFPNQSQFFGAGTGGNNHQSVFEFEGRYYFTHHAPTLNKRITGDNTQGYRSPHIEELAFNPDGTIQQVVGTYAGVAQVRDFDPFRVFEAETFGWSTGIATRKIDGGSAQFGGSAPNLVVSDIDNGDWTESTAELDGVADVHDVYFTYAGPDGVDLFELDTWAFEAGAGAEPPVTASVQAPCVGGTV; this comes from the coding sequence ATGGACTTCAAGCGCGACGACGTGTCGGTGGTCGGTGCCGTGCCGTCGGCGGCGCCGTCGAAGACGATCGAGGTGGTCGGCAAGCTGCCCGGCGAGCACAACCCGTTGATCGGGCACAAGTTCGGTGCCGACGGCTTCGGCTTCGCGCACGACGGCCGGGTGTACATGTACCTGACCAATGACACCCAGGGCTTCGCGCCCGACCCGGTCACCGGCATCTCGCCGGGCATCAACTACGGCGACATCAACCAGATCACGGTGATCTCCTCCGAGGACCTGGTGAACTGGACGGACCACGGCGAGATCCAGGTCGCCGGGCCGAACGGCGTGGCACCGTTCACCAACAACTCCTGGGCGCCCGGCATGGCCCGCAAGGTGGTGGACGGCGAGGAGAGGTTCTTCCTCTACTACGCCAACGGCGGTGGATCGAGCAACGTCATCACCGGTGGGTCGCCGCTCGGTCCGTGGACCAGCGAGCGCACCAGCACGCTGATCGGCGACCGTACTCCCGGTGCCGAGGCGGTCGCGTGGAAGTTCGACCCCGCGCCGTTCGTGGACGACGACGGCGAGCCGTACCTCTACTTCGGTGGCGGTCCCGCCTCGACGAGCAGGCCGGCGGCCGAGCGCTTCAACAACCCGAAGAACATCCGGGCGATCGAGCTCGGCGACGACATGGTGTCGACCGAGGGGACGGCGGCCGTCGTGGACGCCCCGGTGGCCTTCGAGGCGGCCCACGTGTTCAAGCGCGAGGGTCGGTACTACCTCTCCTACTCCGCGCACTTCGGCGGGAACGACTTCGGCGGCAACCAGACCCCGCTGCCCGGCTACCCCGGCGGCGGCCAGATCGGCTACATGGTCTCCGACGACCCGATGACGTGGCCGAAGGAGACCTACGCGGGCGTGCTGTTCCCGAACCAGTCGCAGTTCTTCGGCGCCGGCACCGGCGGCAACAACCACCAGTCGGTGTTCGAGTTCGAGGGCAGGTACTACTTCACCCACCACGCCCCGACGCTGAACAAGCGCATCACCGGGGACAACACCCAGGGGTACCGCAGCCCGCACATCGAGGAACTGGCCTTCAACCCGGACGGCACGATCCAGCAGGTGGTCGGCACCTACGCCGGCGTGGCACAGGTCCGCGACTTCGACCCGTTCCGGGTGTTCGAGGCGGAGACCTTCGGCTGGAGCACGGGCATCGCGACGAGAAAGATCGACGGCGGCTCCGCGCAGTTCGGCGGCTCGGCACCGAACCTGGTGGTGAGTGACATCGACAACGGCGACTGGACGGAGTCGACCGCCGAACTCGACGGCGTCGCCGACGTGCACGACGTCTACTTCACCTACGCCGGGCCCGACGGTGTCGACCTCTTCGAGCTCGACACCTGGGCCTTCGAGGCCGGTGCCGGCGCCGAACCGCCCGTCACGGCCAGCGTCCAGGCGCCGTGTGTCGGTGGCACCGTGTAG
- a CDS encoding HEAT repeat domain-containing protein, with protein MKVYISATQKDLLEYRAAVHAAARRLEIEDVAMEAYGADVRPPLERCLADVRRCDLYVGVFAWRYGYRPPGQESSITELEYREALAAGKPCLIFLLADDTPWPVDMVDRNGDWQQVVALRQELKERHLCAFFSSVDDLAAKVTAALADVRSGRSPAREPADPGTHLPEAVRSQYHKQLRLRYQAVPLDAVSPRPTIGYLTVGLSNVFVEPRVHEDARPEMPLAWWRWAGSSPDGDAGGLPGVVDPREVERLWEEYAAKEASALFDVVCDPARRAIVLLGDPGSGKSATARYLALTLAGVCDEPRLAALDRYLPVLVELRSYAAHRGDGRCDGLLDYVGHRHQQGLAGIDRDVLEAYLRQGGQALFLFDGLDEVFDPAQREEMAAQIATFANEYPGVRTVVTSRAAGYLRHTFANAGFDHFTLEDLDDERIERFLGNWYRYVMPTPSAEADRQRRQILDVVRSSRAMHEIAGNPLLLMLMAIVGRDRPLPRNRRRLYAHVTDVLISEWDVTKQLRESHGDVPPLDPQAKLRLLRHLAFWMQCRESGPAGNYIESDDLSRIFRDHLVEFYGFENERAHAMAYSMIDRLRQRSFLLERYGLRLFGFVHRTFLEFFCAEEIVDRFEHDPDAWGLDQLRALFREHWADPSWREVLRLVAGALPADAADDLVVLLATEVNQPWPPLSLTSPPWSLVLAAQCVAEAPQPAGLTNAGEAVLRQVVLLIEHGISTDDPNLVEVTEQELFSSIRALGSQWPGRAAFLHWYRRRGVRTSWRTGSTFATRAAAVLSTAEEQVEELLVRELGQGRERQARIALVAGLGEAAGRLDATSHGRRYCHDLLLAQAGAEGSTAVRQAAVRALVANYGTGPDLIGVLPELSGSPDPAVRALAVQSLGARADLTEDVRRLLLTRATEDRDTGVRRAAVAVLAERCADLSGVPEGLQRLLATDSDPGVVQCALGRLLALPEHAEAARGRALSRITGDTNDEVRRCLVTELLPGQPLAEGTELLLKLAGSDTSALVRAVAVQRLALVSDSHGRCLDRLVDRVEQDEDASVRAAAVTALTDRYRMDDAGWAVAARAARVDGDATVRLAAVRALAEAYPDHRTGELLLERARQDPTAGVRLAAVDLLTGRPLLGHATRDLLISRASRERDPIVRLRVTRSLACLADPLDVQVGECLAEQVRRDPDPNVLRAAAQALARDGGSGPLVETLSRRARRDSYAGIRLAAVQTLCAYGSPDVVTDVLLECIESDTDPAAFDAAVRCLTGRTSTSMAVTLRLMRRLADQDPAIRARIAAALGEHFAGDPEVRVLLVGLVRDDPDLEVRRRAVEQLAATLAGRAEVRELLMRLVDDEDWEIRRTALLALARHYGGDSRTRPILVRLARQEDDATVRGLAGQLLATLPGTTPDDFP; from the coding sequence ATGAAGGTCTACATTTCGGCCACCCAAAAGGACCTGCTCGAATATCGCGCGGCCGTGCACGCCGCGGCGCGGCGCCTGGAGATCGAGGACGTCGCCATGGAGGCCTACGGCGCCGACGTCCGCCCGCCCCTGGAACGCTGCCTGGCGGACGTCCGCCGGTGCGATCTCTATGTGGGGGTCTTCGCCTGGCGATACGGCTACCGGCCGCCCGGCCAGGAGTCCTCCATCACCGAGCTGGAGTACCGCGAGGCGCTGGCGGCCGGTAAGCCCTGTCTGATCTTCCTGCTCGCCGACGACACGCCGTGGCCGGTGGACATGGTCGACCGCAACGGCGACTGGCAGCAGGTGGTCGCGTTGCGGCAGGAGCTGAAGGAGCGCCACCTGTGCGCCTTCTTCTCCAGCGTGGACGACCTGGCGGCCAAGGTCACGGCGGCGCTGGCCGACGTGCGGAGCGGCCGGTCCCCGGCGCGCGAGCCCGCCGACCCGGGCACCCACCTGCCGGAGGCGGTACGCAGCCAGTACCACAAGCAGCTGCGACTGAGGTACCAGGCCGTACCGTTGGACGCGGTCTCGCCACGGCCCACCATCGGGTACCTGACGGTCGGCCTGTCCAACGTGTTCGTCGAACCGCGGGTCCACGAGGACGCCCGGCCCGAGATGCCGCTGGCCTGGTGGCGCTGGGCGGGTTCCAGTCCGGACGGTGACGCCGGCGGGCTGCCCGGTGTGGTGGACCCGCGCGAGGTGGAGCGGCTGTGGGAGGAGTACGCGGCCAAGGAGGCGTCGGCGCTGTTCGACGTGGTCTGCGACCCGGCCAGGCGGGCGATCGTGCTGCTCGGCGACCCCGGCTCCGGCAAGTCGGCGACCGCACGATACCTCGCGCTGACGTTGGCCGGGGTCTGCGACGAGCCGCGGCTGGCGGCACTGGACCGGTACCTTCCCGTCCTGGTCGAGCTTCGCTCCTACGCCGCGCATCGCGGTGACGGTCGGTGCGACGGGCTGCTGGACTACGTCGGGCACCGGCACCAGCAGGGGCTCGCCGGGATCGACCGGGACGTGCTGGAGGCGTACCTGCGCCAGGGCGGCCAGGCGTTGTTCCTCTTCGACGGCCTGGACGAGGTGTTCGACCCGGCACAGCGGGAGGAGATGGCCGCGCAGATCGCCACCTTCGCCAACGAGTACCCGGGGGTGCGCACGGTGGTCACCTCGCGGGCGGCCGGCTACCTGCGGCACACCTTCGCCAACGCCGGCTTCGACCACTTCACCCTGGAGGATCTCGACGACGAGCGGATCGAACGGTTTCTCGGCAACTGGTACCGCTACGTGATGCCGACCCCGTCGGCCGAGGCGGACCGGCAGCGGCGCCAGATCCTCGACGTGGTGCGCAGTTCCCGTGCCATGCACGAGATCGCCGGAAACCCGTTGCTGCTGATGCTCATGGCGATCGTCGGCCGGGATCGCCCGTTGCCACGCAATCGGCGCCGGCTCTATGCGCACGTCACCGACGTGCTGATCTCCGAATGGGACGTGACCAAGCAGCTGCGGGAAAGCCACGGCGACGTGCCGCCGCTGGATCCGCAGGCGAAACTGCGGCTCCTGCGCCACCTGGCGTTCTGGATGCAGTGTCGGGAGTCCGGCCCGGCCGGAAATTACATTGAATCGGATGATCTGTCGCGCATCTTCCGGGATCACCTGGTGGAGTTCTACGGTTTCGAGAACGAGCGGGCGCATGCCATGGCCTACTCGATGATCGACAGATTGCGTCAACGGAGTTTTCTCCTGGAACGGTACGGCCTGCGGCTGTTCGGGTTCGTGCATCGCACCTTCCTGGAATTCTTCTGCGCCGAGGAGATCGTGGACAGGTTCGAGCATGATCCGGACGCCTGGGGGCTCGACCAGTTGCGTGCGCTGTTCCGCGAGCACTGGGCCGACCCATCCTGGCGGGAGGTGCTGCGGCTGGTCGCCGGCGCACTGCCCGCCGACGCCGCCGACGATCTGGTCGTCCTGCTCGCCACCGAGGTCAACCAACCCTGGCCGCCGCTGAGCCTGACCAGCCCGCCGTGGAGCCTCGTACTGGCCGCGCAGTGCGTCGCGGAGGCGCCCCAACCGGCCGGGCTGACGAATGCCGGTGAGGCGGTGTTGCGCCAGGTCGTACTGCTGATCGAGCACGGCATCTCCACCGACGACCCGAACCTCGTCGAGGTCACCGAGCAGGAGTTGTTCTCCTCGATCCGGGCGCTCGGATCGCAGTGGCCCGGCCGGGCCGCCTTTCTGCACTGGTACCGCCGCCGCGGGGTACGCACCAGCTGGCGCACCGGCTCCACGTTCGCCACCCGGGCCGCCGCGGTGCTGTCCACCGCCGAGGAGCAGGTGGAGGAGTTGCTGGTCCGGGAACTGGGGCAGGGCCGCGAGCGGCAGGCGCGGATCGCGCTGGTCGCCGGCCTGGGCGAGGCGGCCGGCCGGTTGGACGCCACCAGCCACGGCCGCCGATACTGCCACGATCTGTTGCTCGCCCAAGCGGGGGCGGAGGGTTCGACCGCGGTGCGGCAGGCAGCGGTACGTGCGCTGGTCGCCAACTACGGCACCGGCCCCGACCTCATCGGCGTGCTACCCGAACTTTCCGGCTCACCCGACCCGGCGGTGCGCGCCCTCGCCGTGCAGTCCCTCGGTGCGCGGGCCGACCTGACCGAGGACGTCCGCCGGCTGCTGTTGACGCGAGCCACCGAGGACCGGGACACCGGCGTACGGCGGGCGGCCGTGGCGGTGCTGGCCGAGCGCTGCGCCGACCTGTCGGGTGTCCCTGAGGGCCTGCAGCGGCTGTTGGCCACCGACAGCGACCCGGGGGTGGTGCAGTGCGCGCTGGGCCGCCTCCTGGCGCTACCCGAGCACGCCGAGGCGGCCCGTGGCCGTGCGCTCTCGCGGATAACCGGCGACACCAACGACGAGGTACGGCGCTGCCTGGTGACCGAGCTGCTCCCCGGGCAGCCGCTCGCGGAGGGCACCGAACTGCTGCTCAAACTGGCCGGCTCGGACACCTCCGCACTGGTCCGTGCGGTCGCCGTGCAGCGGCTGGCGCTGGTGAGCGATTCGCACGGGCGTTGCCTGGACCGGCTGGTGGACCGGGTCGAGCAGGACGAGGACGCCTCGGTGCGGGCCGCGGCGGTGACCGCGCTGACCGACCGGTACCGCATGGACGACGCCGGATGGGCGGTGGCGGCGCGCGCGGCGCGCGTCGACGGGGACGCCACGGTCCGGCTGGCCGCGGTGCGTGCGCTGGCCGAGGCGTATCCGGATCACCGCACCGGCGAGTTGCTGCTGGAGCGCGCCCGCCAGGACCCGACCGCCGGTGTCCGGCTCGCCGCGGTCGACCTGCTCACCGGCCGACCGCTGCTCGGTCATGCCACCCGCGACCTGCTCATCAGCCGGGCATCCCGGGAGCGGGACCCGATCGTCCGGCTGCGGGTCACCCGCAGTCTGGCCTGCCTCGCCGACCCGCTGGACGTGCAGGTGGGGGAGTGCCTGGCCGAGCAGGTCCGCCGCGATCCGGATCCGAACGTGCTGCGCGCGGCGGCGCAGGCGCTGGCCCGAGACGGCGGCTCCGGCCCACTGGTGGAGACGCTGTCGCGCCGGGCCCGCCGGGACAGCTACGCCGGCATCCGGCTGGCCGCCGTGCAGACCCTCTGCGCGTACGGGAGTCCCGACGTGGTGACGGACGTGCTGTTGGAGTGCATCGAGTCGGACACCGACCCGGCGGCCTTCGACGCGGCGGTGCGGTGTCTGACCGGGCGGACGTCGACGTCCATGGCGGTCACACTGCGGCTGATGCGCCGGTTGGCCGATCAGGACCCGGCGATCCGGGCCCGGATCGCCGCCGCGCTCGGCGAGCACTTCGCCGGCGACCCGGAGGTGCGGGTGCTGCTGGTCGGGCTGGTTCGCGACGATCCGGACCTGGAGGTCCGGCGTCGGGCCGTGGAGCAGCTCGCGGCCACCCTGGCCGGCCGGGCGGAGGTACGGGAGCTGCTGATGCGACTGGTGGACGACGAGGACTGGGAGATCCGCCGGACGGCGCTGCTCGCGTTGGCCCGCCACTACGGTGGCGACTCGCGGACCCGACCGATTCTCGTCCGGCTGGCCCGCCAGGAGGACGACGCGACGGTACGAGGGCTGGCCGGGCAACTGCTGGCGACGCTGCCGGGTACCACTCCCGACGACTTTCCGTGA
- a CDS encoding SCO2521 family protein, which produces MLTVGEVHTSLLQHSTALAQEQSSEVLSLVEGEAVLTSRRPSLYAVSPDVRTGVDCWLPSARKRQLRGVGAVVTRGVITGGRIVQASSIIQVVAGERRRPWSHYLANSGMLETVGKLDAEDLATGFLYGNAADVLNLDAITGRVLDSVQMSDLLDRRPPLRAARTRLRWTAQVDQTADHAGTAVVAVDSPTLRTVRLTVGPQDVPAAVAGLCEDLALHDWLLTMLSALVEAAVTRTGSTQEHIERLRPVLEHLLHLWLPGARVDPRLRPIWDRLEQVPGFSRQWQSSVNWIRDQITVGNMALLRDLAGRVAADQPCLR; this is translated from the coding sequence ATGCTCACGGTGGGCGAGGTGCACACCAGCCTGCTACAGCACAGCACGGCCCTGGCACAGGAACAGAGCTCCGAGGTGCTCAGCCTGGTGGAGGGCGAGGCCGTCCTCACCTCGCGACGCCCGTCGCTCTACGCGGTGTCGCCCGACGTCCGCACCGGGGTGGACTGCTGGCTGCCCAGCGCACGAAAGCGCCAACTGCGCGGAGTGGGCGCGGTGGTCACCCGGGGCGTCATCACGGGCGGCCGGATCGTCCAGGCGTCCTCGATCATCCAGGTCGTCGCCGGGGAGCGGCGCCGACCGTGGTCGCACTACCTGGCCAACTCCGGGATGCTGGAGACCGTCGGCAAGCTCGACGCCGAGGATCTGGCCACGGGTTTCCTCTACGGCAACGCCGCCGACGTACTCAACCTGGACGCGATCACCGGCCGGGTGCTCGACAGCGTGCAGATGTCCGACCTGCTGGACCGCCGCCCGCCGCTGCGCGCGGCGCGCACCCGGCTGCGGTGGACCGCGCAGGTCGACCAGACAGCGGACCACGCCGGCACCGCGGTGGTCGCCGTGGACTCCCCGACGCTGCGCACCGTCCGGCTCACGGTCGGCCCGCAGGACGTGCCGGCCGCGGTCGCCGGCCTCTGTGAGGATCTCGCCCTGCACGACTGGCTGCTCACCATGCTGTCCGCCCTGGTGGAGGCCGCGGTGACCCGGACCGGCTCGACCCAGGAGCACATCGAGCGGCTGCGCCCGGTGCTGGAGCACCTGTTGCACCTCTGGCTGCCCGGTGCACGGGTCGATCCGCGGCTGCGGCCGATCTGGGACCGGCTGGAGCAGGTGCCCGGTTTCAGCCGGCAGTGGCAGTCCTCGGTCAACTGGATCCGGGACCAGATCACCGTGGGCAACATGGCCCTGCTCCGCGACCTGGCCGGCCGGGTGGCGGCCGACCAGCCGTGCCTGCGCTGA
- a CDS encoding SCO2522 family protein encodes MSVDVRFQEAAAVRRTESVAYSHLSVELGHVYAEDFGDGCRDLRRKFERIADWAQVIPALARRGLRPQRQPRISTCFLVDDYFHRFATPREIIPQVQQAATEQGLVLDYVARESSFARHDDVELARLVVDTLVVEPPRHTNGSRPPLSESGWLSNGKRSPGHADAPAMTLPVPWSPPLQSGDAPHSIFVDIELWSDEPERRVWACALLASVWQMTRLGVLRHRGQTVAQPYRLSPDEPLPDDWDRLPAIVQLNPDAAPFCGYRTVTLMDTRYLPVELAVRTILGQVAVPPAVARQVAKRAGSEGVELPDELVDRLSYVFIGE; translated from the coding sequence ATGAGCGTGGATGTCAGGTTCCAGGAGGCAGCCGCGGTGCGTCGAACGGAGAGCGTGGCGTACTCGCACCTGTCGGTGGAGTTGGGGCACGTGTACGCGGAGGATTTCGGCGACGGGTGCCGGGATCTGCGGCGCAAGTTCGAGCGGATCGCGGACTGGGCCCAGGTGATACCGGCGCTGGCCCGTCGAGGGTTGCGCCCGCAGCGGCAACCCCGGATCAGCACCTGCTTCCTGGTGGACGACTACTTCCACCGGTTCGCCACTCCGCGCGAGATCATCCCGCAGGTGCAGCAGGCCGCGACGGAGCAGGGCCTGGTGTTGGACTACGTGGCCCGGGAGTCCAGCTTCGCCCGGCACGACGATGTCGAGCTGGCCCGGCTGGTGGTCGACACGTTGGTCGTGGAGCCGCCCCGGCACACCAACGGGAGCCGTCCGCCGCTGAGCGAGTCGGGCTGGTTGTCCAACGGCAAGCGCTCCCCGGGTCATGCCGACGCGCCGGCGATGACCCTGCCGGTGCCGTGGTCCCCGCCGTTGCAGTCCGGCGACGCCCCGCACTCCATCTTCGTCGACATCGAGTTGTGGTCCGACGAGCCGGAGCGTCGGGTGTGGGCCTGCGCGTTGCTCGCCTCGGTCTGGCAGATGACGCGGCTCGGGGTGCTGCGACACCGGGGGCAGACGGTCGCCCAACCCTACCGGCTGTCGCCCGACGAGCCGCTGCCCGACGACTGGGACCGGTTGCCGGCGATCGTCCAGCTGAATCCGGACGCCGCGCCGTTCTGTGGGTACCGCACGGTGACCCTGATGGACACCCGGTACCTCCCGGTCGAGCTGGCCGTGCGAACCATCCTCGGCCAGGTGGCGGTGCCGCCGGCGGTCGCGCGACAGGTCGCCAAGCGGGCCGGGAGCGAGGGCGTGGAGTTGCCCGACGAACTGGTCGACCGGCTGAGCTACGTGTTCATCGGCGAGTGA
- a CDS encoding SCO2523 family variant P-loop protein, producing the protein MLVFVTSHKGGTGRSVTAANMAYRSALAGRPTCYLDYDFGSPTAGITFHVPQATNGVEGAGPNGGGLHRYLRGEIPSPEQLDVWATSEQVSLRQRPTRSGSLVLLPGQRNGSEFGFTNDIGRRCAELFLRLEEEFDLTLVDLSAGRSYASQIALAATATPTLRKVTVRWLVFHRWTPQHVTAAADLAFEAGGILAMGKEYGHEPDRLRESLRFVRTAVIDSRGPEVGHLDLAQQAFLRKCDADLSELARKKGTGRTTLLGTVPLDPMLQWREQLISDHDVQTKIANARTVDAFVDLTDKIFDETAWETV; encoded by the coding sequence ATGCTGGTCTTCGTCACCTCGCACAAGGGCGGCACCGGGCGGTCGGTGACCGCGGCGAACATGGCCTACCGCAGTGCGCTGGCCGGCCGCCCCACCTGCTATCTGGACTACGACTTCGGTTCGCCGACAGCCGGCATCACCTTCCACGTCCCGCAGGCGACCAACGGCGTCGAGGGCGCCGGGCCGAACGGTGGCGGTCTGCACCGATACCTGCGCGGTGAGATTCCGTCGCCGGAACAGTTGGACGTCTGGGCCACCTCGGAGCAGGTCAGCCTGCGCCAGCGGCCCACCCGGTCCGGCTCGCTGGTGCTGCTGCCCGGGCAGCGCAACGGCAGCGAATTCGGCTTCACCAACGACATCGGCCGGCGCTGTGCGGAACTCTTCCTCCGGCTGGAGGAGGAGTTCGACCTGACCCTGGTGGACCTCAGCGCCGGTCGTTCCTACGCCAGCCAGATCGCCCTGGCGGCCACCGCCACCCCGACCCTGCGTAAGGTGACCGTTCGCTGGCTGGTCTTCCACCGGTGGACCCCGCAACACGTGACGGCGGCCGCGGACCTGGCCTTCGAGGCCGGTGGGATCCTGGCCATGGGGAAGGAATACGGCCACGAACCGGACCGGCTGCGGGAGTCGCTCCGGTTCGTCCGGACGGCGGTGATCGACTCACGCGGCCCGGAGGTCGGCCACCTCGATCTGGCGCAGCAGGCATTCCTGCGCAAGTGTGACGCGGATCTGTCGGAGCTGGCCCGGAAGAAGGGCACCGGGCGCACCACGCTGCTCGGCACGGTGCCGCTGGACCCGATGCTGCAATGGCGCGAGCAGCTGATCTCGGACCACGACGTGCAGACCAAGATCGCCAACGCCAGGACGGTCGACGCCTTCGTGGACCTGACCGACAAGATATTCGACGAGACGGCATGGGAGACCGTGTGA